The following proteins come from a genomic window of Canis lupus dingo isolate Sandy chromosome 20, ASM325472v2, whole genome shotgun sequence:
- the LOC112666645 gene encoding olfactory receptor-like protein OLF4, with translation MHDYDYVMLFLSYFSSSIAYMEPKNDTRISEFLLLGFSEEPELQPFLFGFFLCMYLVTILGNLLIILAVSSDSHLHTPMYFFLANLSFVEICFISTTVPKMLMNIHAKKKVITYKSCIMQMYFFLLFVGLDNFLLTVMAYDRFMAICNPLHYMVIMNPGLCGLLVLVSWVVSVLHSLLQTLMVLRLSFCTEVEIPHFFCELNQVIQLACSDTFLNNMVMYLATVLLAGGPLAGVLYSYSKIVSSIRKIQSAKGKYKAFSTCASHLSVVSLFYCTGLGVYLSSAATQSSHSSAEASVMYTVVTPMLNPFIYSLRNRDIKRVLNVFFRRKP, from the coding sequence ATGCATGATTATGATTAtgtcatgctctttctctcttattttagTAGTAGCATTGCCTATATGGAACCAAAGAATGATACACGaatttcagaatttcttcttctgggattttcAGAGGAACCAGAATTGCAACCCTTCCTCTTTGGGTTTTTCCTGTGCATGTACCTGGTCACCATACTTGGGAATCTGCTCATCATCCTGGCTGTCAGCTCTGATTCCCACCTCCACACacccatgtatttcttccttgCCAACCTTTCCTTTGTAGAAATCTGTTTCATCTCCACCACTGTCCCCAAGATGCTGATGAATATACACgcaaagaaaaaagtcataacATATAAAAGCTGCATCATGCAGATGTACTTTTTCCTACTTTTTGTAGGTTTGGACAACTTCCTTCTGACTGTGATGGCCTATGACAGATTCATGGCCATCTGTAATCCCCTGCACTACATGGTTATCATGAACCCTGGGCTCTGTGGACTGCTGGTTCTGGTGTCCTGGGTCGTGAGTGTCTTGCATTCCCTGTTACAAACCTTAATGGTGTTGCGGCTGTCCTTCTGTACAGAGGTGGAAATCCCCCACTTTTTCTGTGAACTCAATCAGGTGATCCAACTTGCCTGTTCTGACACCTTTCTCAACAACATGGTGATGTATCTTGCAACTGTGCTTCTGGCTGGTGGTCCCCTGGCTGGGGTCCTTTACTCTTACTCTAAGATCGTTTCCTCCATACGTAAAATACAATCAGCTAAGGGCAAGTATAAAGCATTTTCCACCTGTGCATCTCACCTCTCGGTTGTCTCCTTATTTTACTGTACGGGCCTAGGAGTGTACCTTAGCTCTGCTGCTACCCAGAGCTCCCACTCAAGTGCAGAAGCCTCGGTAATGTACACGGTTGTCACGCCCATGCTGAACCCCTTCATCTACAGCCTGCGGAACAGAGACATAAAGAGGgttctaaatgtatttttcagaagGAAGCCATAA